A section of the Fusarium falciforme chromosome 8, complete sequence genome encodes:
- a CDS encoding MFS domain-containing protein yields the protein MPSTKQDHSSSPPGLGFLPDSTTPLLQSRQHTAENVDYSTTDSESYREASQATDSNILAATQSSAVEDEPNESRDTASRENDEEEGIAILGGLQLGLLTFGLSLATFIVALDNTIIATAIPRITSAFNSLDDVGWYGSTYLLTVTALQPSFGRIYTFFNVKHVYLFGMAVFEIGSVLCGAARNSNMFILGRVVAGVGEAALYSGSMTIIGLTVPLNRRPMYLALLSSMYAICSVIGPLIGGVLTDRASWRWCFWINLPLGAIGFAAVVFFFKPPRRTEDLLSTKQKIREIDILGTFTLSCSVICLLVALQWAGTSYPWNNPKVWGVLLGSCLLAVGFIAQQIRRGERATIPPRILGQKTVFWSCLYAFLLSMGTFTHIYYLPFYFQAVRGTSAEGSGIRTIPYLASNIIASIIIAGGTTVVGVLKPFMIFGAAVFTIGSGLIYTLQADSSAGKWIGYQVMGGFGAEAGVQLPFLAVQAVLSQRDMPTGVAITTFFDSLGGALAISVAQNLFYNGLRTNIPKYAPEVPAEVVISTGPSCLAELISPKSLPRVRKAYMEALRNSFVLAVVVGVLGIVCACFVEWRSIRNKKTASDED from the exons ATGCCGAGCACGAAACAAGATCATTCATCGTCGCCCCCTGGCCTCGGCTTCCTACCAGACAGCACGACACCGCTACTTCAGAGCAGGCAGCACACGGCCGAGAATGTGGACTATTCTACAACCGACAGCGAATCTTACAGGGAGGCCAGCCAGGCCACTGACAGCAACATACTGGCGGCTACGCAATCAAGtgctgttgaagatgagcCCAATGAGAGCCGGGATACAGCTTCGAGAGAGAatgacgaagaagagggaaTTGCTATCCTGGGAGGCTTGCAGCTGGGTCTTCTGACCTTTGGTCTCAGCCTTGCTACCTTCATCGTGGCCCTGGACAACACTATAATAGCCACCGCTATTCCTCGAATCACCTCGGCTTTCAACTCTCTGGACGATGTTGGGTGGTATGGAAGCACCTACCTGTTGACCGTAACCGCGCTGCAGCCATCCTTCGGTCGCATATACACCTTCTTCAACGTCAAACACGTGTATCTGTTTGGCATGGCCGTATTCGAGATAGGATCGGTACTCTGTGGAGCAGCGAGGAACAGTAACATGTTCATCCTTGGCAGGGTCGTGGCGGGTGTTGGCGAGGCGGCTCTGTACAGTGGAT CCATGACAATTATTGGTCTCACTGTACCTCTGAACAGGCGCCCAATGTACCTGGCCCTGCTCTCATCGATGTATGCAATCTGCTCAGTCATTGGACCTCTCATAGGAGGAGTCTTGACGGATAGAGCGTCGTGGCGGTGGTGTTTCTGG ATCAATCTGCCACTTGGTGCTATCGGTTTCGCGGCTGTTGTATTCTTCTTTAAACCTCCTCGGCGAACTGAGGATCTGCTCAGTACCAAACAGAAGATCCGAGAAATCGACATCCTGGGCACATTTACTCTAAGCTGTTCTGTTATTTGCCTGCTTGTTGCGTTGCAATG GGCCGGCACAAGCTACCCCTGGAACAATCCCAAGGTCTGGGGAGTTCTCTTGGGTTCTTGCCTTCTCGCTGTCGGTTTCATTGCTCAACAAATTCGACGCGGGGAGCGTGCTACGATCCCACCGAGGATCTTGGGACAAAAGACCGTCTTCTGGTCTTGTCTGTACGCCTTCCTTCTTTCCATGGGAACATTCACCCACATCTACTATCTTCCCTTTTACTTTCAAGCGGTCAGGGGTACTTCAGCCGAAGGGTCAGGCATCCGTACGATCCCGTACCTGGCCTCGAACATTATCGCGTCAATCATCATCGCCGGTGGTACCACGGTTGTTGGAGTCCTCAAACCATTCATGATATTCGGGGCAGCCGTCTTCACCATAGGCTCTGGGCTGATCTATACGCTTCAGGCAGACTCTTCTGCCGGCAAGTGGATTGGATACCAGGTTATGGGCGGGTTCGGAGCTGAGGCTGGGGTTCAGCTCCCCTTTCTTGCTGTACAAGCCGTTCTGAGCCAGCGCGACATGCCTACTGGTGTCGCAATCACCACCTTTTTCGACAGTCTCGGCGGAGCTCTCGCGATATCGGTTGCGCAGAACCTGTTCTACAATGGCTTGAGAACCAATATTCCGAAATACGCACCAGAAGTTCCAGCAGAGGTGGTGATCTCGACAGGCCCAAGTTGTCTTGCAGAACTGATAAGCCCAAAGTCTTTGCCAAGAGTTCGAAAGGCATACATGGAAGCGCTGCGCAACTCGTTTGTCCTTGCAGTTGTGGTGGGAGTGCTTGGGATTGTCTGCGCCTGTTTCGTTGAATGGAGGAGTATACGCAACAAGAAAACAGCGTCCGATGAAGATTGA